The DNA region AGACGAGTCGGCCGGCTCGATCAGGCGGCTGGTGTGCGCCTGGTCACACTGGGCGATGGGCTGGAACGCGGAGTGCGCGTGCTCGAATTCCGTACGGGTTCGGGTTTTGTCTTCGAAGTCATCGTCGACCGCGCGTTCGACATCGGCCGTTGCGAATACCGCGGCATGCCGATCGGCTGGGAGTCGGCGGTTGGATATGGGGGGCCCTGGTATGCCGAGCAGCTTGGGCTGGGGTTCTTGCGCAACTGGGGCGGCGGGTTGTTGACCACATGCGGTATCGACCACGCGCTCTTCATGGCGACCGACACCGCGGAGCAGTACCACTATCCGCCCAAACAGACCGAGGAGTTCGGTCTGCATGGCCGCATCTCGAACCGTCCCGCCCGTTTGGCCGGGTACGGCGTGCGCTGGGACGGCGACGACGCCGTGCTCTGGGCGGAAGGAGAGGTGTCGCAGGCGTCGGTCTTCGGTGAGCATCTGGTGCTGACGCGCCGAATCGAAGCCAGGGTCGGAGACGCGCATTTCACGATTCACGACGAGGTTGCGAATCGGGGATGGGACCCGACCCCTCACATGATGCTCTATCACATCAACATCGGGTTTCCAGTGGTGGACGAAGGGGCCGAACTGCTGGTCCCGACCCGCAGCGTTACGCCACGCGGGGATTTTCCAGTCGAGGGCTACCGCATGCTGGAAGCGCCTGCGCCTGCGCATGTGGAGCGCGTCGTCGAGCATGACGTGCTCACTGAACCGAACGGCGCCGTGCCGGTCGGCATCGTGAATCGCGCGCGAGGCATCGGCGCCTACGAAATCTTCGACGCCAACCAGCTTCCATTCCACTTCGTCTGGCGCATGTTGGGCGAGGGAACCTATGTCGTCGGCATCGAGCCGTGCACCAATCGTCCCGCCGGTCGAATGGACGCCCGCGAACGGGGGGAACTCATCATTCTCGAACCGGGAGAATCGCGCCGCTACGATCTCGAGCTCGGGGCGCTGACGACCGAGGGTGAAATGGATGCATTCAGCAATCGTGTTTCTGCACTGGGAGGGATCTAGATGGATTTGGGTTTGACCGGGAAACGGTTCCTGATCGGCGGTGGCAGCCGTGGGTTGGGGAAGGCGATCGCGCAGGTGCTTTCGGACGAAGGCGCCAAGGTGCTCCTCATGTCGCGCGACGAAGAAGCACTCAAGAAAGCGGCTTCCGAGATTGGCAAGAACGCGTCGTACGTCGCGGTCGATATCGCCAGCCCAGGAGCGGTCGAGACGCTTGCCCAGGCGGTCGATGAGAAGCTGGGGGGACTCGACGGCATCCTGATCAACGCGGGCGGCCCACCGCCGGGTGAGGTGTTGGGCGTGACCGATGCGCAATGGGCGCAGTCGTTCGAATTGCTGATCGGCGGACCGATTCGCATTCTGCGGGCCCTTACGCCCAGGATCGAGGGCGACGGCGCGGTGCTCTTCATCACGTCGTCATCGGTGCGGCAGCCGATTCCAAACCTCGACACCTCGAACGTGTTGCGCCCAGGCGTCGCCGCCATGGCCAAGGTGCTTGCGCGGGAGCTCGGACCCAGGATTCGGGTGAACAGCCTGGCTCCGGGCCGTTTCGATACCGATCGCGTGCGTACGCTCGACAAGGGACGCGCCGAGGCGCAGGGCATCACCATCGAGGAACAAGTGGCCCAGATGAGCAAGACCATTCCGCTGGGGCGGTACGGGGAACCGGCTGAAATGGGCCGCATTGGCGCGTTTCTGCTGTCGCCGGCCGCGTCCTATCTGAGCGGGATCTCGGTGCAGGCCGACGGCGGTATGGTAACGGCGATTCCGTAGCGGAACCGGCGTCAGCGCACGGTCCAGCCACCGTCGACGGGCAGAACAGTTCCAGTCACGAACCGGGCGTCGTCTGACAAGAGATAGAGCGCCGCAGCCGCGACATCGCTCGCTTCGCCGAAGTCGCCGGTCAGCGGTTGCAGATGCGGCAGTTTGGCAAGAATGCCGGGGTTTTCTTGCGCACGGAGGCTCATGTTCGTGCGGATCAGGCCAGGCGCCACCACGTTCGCGCGGATGCCCATTGGCGCGTAGTGGGATGCGACCGCACGCGTGAACGCGATGATTCCGCCTTTGCTTGCGGCGTAGGCATGGGTGGCGAAGTCCTCGTCGCCACCCACCATGCCGAGCACCGAGGCGAGATTCACGATGGATCCGCTGCCCTGCGGTTCCATCACCCGCAACGCGTGCTTGGTGCAGAGGAAGACACTGGTGAGGTTCGATTCGAGGACGATGTTCCAGCCGTCGAGCGTGCAATCGGCGGCCGGACCGTCGCCAAACCGGCGGCCGCTGATTCCTGCCGCATTGAAGATACCGTCCAAACGTCCCCATGCCGAAACCGCTGCGGCAACCATGGCAATCGCATCGTCTTCCCGTGAGACGTCGGCTGGAACAGCGATGACCGCGTCATTGCCGGTCGTCTGCTGAATCTCACGCGCTGCCGCTTCGAGCGGTTCGGGACGGCGCGCCGCCATCACGACAGCCGCGCCTTCCCCGGCAAAGCGTTCGGCGGCTGCTCTACCGATGCCGCTGCTTGCGCCGGTGACGATCGTGACTTTGCCATCGAGTCGATTGCCCACGATACCCGCTCCTTCAATCTCGCCGACAATACCGGGAGAACGTACCGCTGTCGAGCGCCTTCTCGACCCTCTTGACCTGGGAGATCACCTGCGATGAAGCAAACACTGGCGGACCTGCCGCTGTTGCCAACGAGCGCGGTCGGAAGCCATGCGCCGACCGGCTGGCTCCTGACTGCGATCGACGCGATCGGTCGTGGCGAGCTTGGCCAGGACGATATCGACGAGTTGATGCGTGATGCCACCGATATTGCAGTGCTCGATATGGAGCGCGCTGGTCTCGATGTCCTGGTGGACGGGGAAATGCGCCGCAACGACTTCAATCTCGGCTTCTACATCCGCATCCAGGGGATCGAGCCCATACCCGCGCCGCGAAAGCTCGGTCCGGAAGGGCACGATCAGCGGGGCAAATGGCGCGTGTACGAGGAGCTCTCCGCTCCTGACGGGCTTGGCTGCATCGAAGACTTTCTCTACGTGCAATCTGTTTCGAACCGCCCGGTCAAGGCGTGCGTTCCCGGTCCGTTCACGCTTTCTGGACGCATCCAGACTGGTGGGATCTATAAGGACCGGATCGAGGCCGCGTGGGCGTTGGTTCCGATCGTGAACGCCGAATGCCGTGCCTTGCAAGCCGCAGGCGCAACCTTCATCCAGGTGGATGAGCCGTCCGCGGCGGTCTACCCCGACCGCATGGCCGAGTACGTGACGCTCTTCAACGCAGCCGTCGAAGGCGTCGATGCCAAGATCGGCTCGCATATCTGTTTTGGCAACTACCGCGGGCGTCCGGTGGCGCAACGCAGCTATCGCCCGATCTTTCCCAGGTTGTTCGACATGCGCTGCGATCAGTATCTGCTGGAATTCGCCAATCGCGAACTGGCCGAGATCGAGCTCTGGAAGGAATTCCCCAATGACCGGGAGCTCGGCTTTGGCGTGATCGATGTCAAAAACTACTGGTGCGAGACCCCGGAGATCGTGGCGAGTCGAATTCGCACCGCATTGACATACGTTGCCCCGGAGAAGCTCTGGATCGTGCCGGATTGCGGCTTCAGCCAGACAGCGCGCTGGGCGGCCAAGCGCAAACTCGCCGCCATGGTGGACGGCGCGCGGATCGTTCGCCAGGAGTTGGCTGGATGAATGAACACGACTACGACTGGGGCCTCGAACCCGGGGAATCGTTCGAGCCGGACGAGCTTCCAGATGACATAACAGTCGATCAACCGCATGTCATGACCGCGCTCGGTCCGATCGCGCCGGGAGCGCTCGGGCTCACATTGCATCATGAGCACCTCATTGCGAAGCCGATGGATGTCGGAACGGCGGATCCCGACCTTCTGCTCGATTCCACTGACGCAGCGATCGCCGAACTCGAGGACGCTTTCTTTCTCGGACTGCGCGGCATCGTCGATATGACCCCGGCCGATTATGGGCGCGATCCCCGTGCCATCCGCTGGGTCGCCCAACGGGTCCCCGTGCATCTCATCGTGGTCACCGGCCACCACAAACATTTGCATGCAGCCCCCTGGATAGGGGAGCAGACGGTGGCGGAGATTGCCGCCCAGAACATTGCCGAGATCCGGACCGGCATCGATGGCGCCGAGCTTCGGGCTGGTGTCATCAAGGCAGGCACCAGTCTGAATGAGATCACCGATGTCGAAGAGCGGGTGCTACGCGCCGCTGCTCAGGCGCATCTTGCCACCGGGGCGCCCATTTCGACACATACCGACAAGGGAACCATGGCACTGGAGCAGATCGCCATCTTGCGGGAAGAGGGCGTCGATCCATCTCGTGTTGTGATTGGGCACCTCGATTTCGCGCTCGACGAGGACTATCTGCTTCGCGTGCTCGATACCGGCGCCTTTGTCTCATTCGACCAGGTTTCCAAGACCAAGTACGCGTCCGATGAAGACCGCGCCGCAATGCTGGCCAATCTGGCCGCACGGGGGCACCTGCATCAGCTCCTGATATCGGGCGACCTTGCGCGCAAGTCGTACTGGCTGGCCTACGAGGGAGGCCCCGGCTTCCGCTATCTCATCGAATCGTTCCCGGTCACCATGATGGAGGCCGGGCTTTCCGCCATCGAGGTCCGTACCATTCTGGTCGACAACCCGGAAATGGCACTAACGGTCAATCCACCGATCTGACGCTTCGCCTTACAATTGGAGCGGTTTTGGAACAGATCGGGCATGCAGCGCGGTCTGTCAAATGGAGGAACATAGATGGCAACACTTTCCGCGTGGCTGTTCGATACGCCGGACGGCGCGGCGCAGGCTGAGAACCTGCTCCTGGACTTGCAGAAGCAGCAGATTCTGGTTGTGGAGGATGCAGCCACGGTCAGTTGGCCGGAAGGTCAGAAGAAGCCAAAGACCAAGGAGCTCACCAGCATGGGCTGGGCGGGAGCCGGCATGGGCGGAATGTGGGGGCTGCTCTTCGGGCTCCTCTTCTTCGTCCCGTTGCTGGGCGTGGCCATCGGCGCCGGTATCGGCGCGCTCATGGGTCACTTCTCTGACTATGGCATCAGCAAGGATTTCATCGACTCGGTGAAGGCCAAGGTCGTCCCGGGCACATCCGCGCTCTTCCTGATGTCCTCGAATGCCAACACCGAAAAGGTCGCCGAGGAAGTCAAGAAGGCCGGCATCAAGGCCGAGCTCATTCAGTCGAACCTGAGCGACGAGCAGGCCGCTGAGCTGCGCAAGACGTTCAGCGACAACGAGTAATCGCTCTCAGCATCGGTACAATGGAGAACGCGGCCGGATTCGGCCGCGTTCTCTTGTGTTCTGGAGACCAGTATGGACGGATCACGGTCGGCGCGCGCCCTCATTTTCGACATGGACGGACTGCTCGTCGATAGCGAGGGGTTGGCTGCCGTGGCCATGGATCACCTGCTGGAGGAGTACCAGCTGGAGCGCGACCCGGCGATTCACAGCAAGCTGCTTGGCCGGCGGATCGTGGAGGCGCTCGCTATTGTGCGCGAAGGCTATGGCATGCAAGAGGATGTCGATGTCCTCATCGCGCGGTATAGCGTGCTGCGCTCGAAGCAGCTCGAGGCGGTGACGCCGATGCCCTTTGCGCGCGAGATCATCGAGCGCGCCCGGCTCGCAGGCCTGCCTATTGGATTGGCAACGTCTGGCGCGCGGGTGCATGTCGATATTTCGCTTGGCCGCACGGGGCTGGCCGGTCTCTTCGATTCAGAAACAACTGGCGACGAAGTCACGCGGGGTAAACCGGCGCCCGATTTGTTTCTCATGGCTGCGGATCGCCTTGGAGTCGATCCGGCGGATGCCGTGGTGCTGGAAGACTCGCCTCTTGGAGTCGAAGCCGCCCGAGCAGCGGGAGCGCGGGTCATTGCGGTGCTTGGCCATCCTGAGCGCGAAGCGGTCTTCCCCGTTGCGCCTGATGTCATCGTCGATGATCTCGATCAGGCCGCCGAATGGCTCGGTCTTCCACGTTTGCGCTGACGAGCGGAGCCCACCTGCTATCAGGTACCATTCAGCAATCTTCATGTGCTGAAGTGACGCTTCTCGCCAGACGATCGCCCATGGCTGTTCGGGTCTTCATCCAGTCAGGTCGAGTCTTGCCGGGTCCTCCGCAACCCGGAGATCTCCCCGCGGAACGCGTCTTCATCAACGCCGCCGATGTTCCCGAGTTTTGGGTCGAATCGGACAGTGAATCCATTCCCGCGGTTGGGCGCGTCGTCACGTTTGCGCTCTCACGTCCCCTGGACATCGGGTTCGAGCGCATCATCGGCACCGTCGAGCGCAAGGTCAACAAGAGCAGCCGCTAGGCAAGACAGGGAAGTTCTGCCCGTCCTGGCTCGGTTTCTGCGTGCGTATCGTGTTTCCGGAACGATTGCCCACACGTCCGCGCGTTTTCGCTAGCATGGCCGTATCGAGTATTGGTCCGAGTTCGAGGATGAACGAATGACAGTCGGTCAGAGTGGAAGCGTCGACGTTGCCATCATTGGAGCTGGAGCTGCCGGGCTGGGCGCTGCCAAAGCGCTGCAAGCCGCTGGCAAGTCGTTCGTGGTGTTCGAGGCGATGGATAGGTCCGGCGGTCGAGCGTGGACCGATACCGGCACGTTTGGAGTGCCGGTCGACTGGGGATGCCACTGGCTGCATTCGGCGTCCATCAATCCGATGCGCCAGTACGCCGATGAGCTCGGAGTCGACTATCTGTCCCACGCTGTTCCCTGGAAGGTTGCCCAACATGGAACTGTCCTGAACGAGTCGAAATCCGACGAACTCTTCACGGAGCTCGTTCGCCTCTATGAGGTTGGACTGGGTGCTGGCGCCGCCGGGCAGGATGTGGCCTTGAGCGATGTGGTCGATACGGGCAGCCCGGCCTATTCGTTCTTCGAGTCGGCAATCCAGGCGGAATGGGGGTTCACGCCAGCACAGGTTTCGACCCTCGACGCGGCGCGATACAAGGACACCGACGAGAACTTCGCCGTCACGAACGGCTACGGAGCGCTGGTCCAGCAGGTCGCCGCGGGAGTCCCGGTCGAACTGAACACGACAGTCCAGCAGGTGGTGCTCGACGGCAACGGTGTGCGCGTCGTTACCGATCGCGGCGCAGTCGAGGCCAGCGCGGTCATCGTCACGGTCTCCACCAATGTCCTGGCGCGTCAGCTCATCGCTTTCGAACCCGGTCTACCTGACTGGAAACTCGCCGCCGCGGCCGCGGTGCCGCTGGGCTCGGACAATAAGGTCGTTCTACAGATCGATCGGCGGGCGCTTGGCATCGATGAACACTGCAGCGTGCGCATTCCCTTCCCCGGCGCTCCCTGGTTCAACGTGCAGACATTGCCATTTGGGCGTGACATCGTCTCCATCTACATGGGGGGACCGCTGAGCGCCGAGCTGGAAGCGTCCGGCAGTGAGGCTCAGATCGCCGCGGGTATCGAAGCGATGAAATCCGCCTTCGGCAGCCACATCGAAGCTGCCATCGGAGCGCGCGGCGCCTCCGCCTGGGGGCTGGAGCCATCGATCCTGGGCGCGTATGGGGCCGCTCGTCCCGGAGAAGCCGACCTTCGCGCTGATCTCGCGAAACCGGTCGAGGATCGAATCTTCTTCTGCGGAGAGGCAACCCACCCGCATTTCTTCTCCACCTGCCATGGCGCCTGGATGTCGGGAGAGCGAGCCGCCGCGGAGGCAGTAGCCATTCTCTAGCGCCTCCAGTCGATGTTGGGATCGGGACTTGCGCATTATACCCCTGGGGGGTATAATCCCAGCATGAACGATTCCTCGAAAGGAGGGTGCCCATGAGCGCCACGCTCGATCCCATAGCCGAGTCCGCCATCGACGAGCGCCAGGTGACCATGGCGATCGAGGGAATGACCTGCGCGTCCTGCGTTCGCCGTGTCGAAAACGCGCTGGCGAAAACGGATGGTGTCCGTCAAGCAGCGGTCAATCTCGCCACCGAAGAAGCCACCGTTCAGTTCGACCCCAAGGTCGTTTCGCTGGAAACCCTGCAAAAAGCGGTCACCGATGCCGGCTACGGTGTCGCGACCGCAGAGCTCAGCCTTCCCGTCGAGGGCATGACGTGCGCGTCCTGTGTCCGGCGAGTGGAGAAGGCGCTGGAGGGTGTCTCCGGTGTCGAATCAGTGAACGTCAATCTCGCCACCGAAACGGCGACCGTGCGCTATCTACCCGGTTCTGCAACTCGCGCCGACATGGTTGCCGCGGTCGAAAGCGCGGGCTATTCGGTTGCCCAGCAGGTCGAAGCGGACGACCTCGAGGACCTGGAAACACAGCGCGAGGCGCAGCGCGCCCGTGACCTGCGCAAGCTCGCGCTCAAGGCCGGGGTCAGCCTGGCGGTTTCTGCCGTGCTGATGCTGCTCATGTACTGGCCCGACTGGCTGCTCGGCGGCCAACCGTTTTCCAGCATGGAGAACCTGAACAAGTTCATGTTCGTGCTCGCCACGCCGGTCCAGATTTGGGCAGGCTGGCAGTTCTACAAGACTGCCTTCGCGGCTGCCCGGCATGGCTCGGCCAACATGTCCACCCTGGTTGCCATCGGCACCTCGGCTGCCTATTTCTATTCTGTCGTTGCTACTTTCTGGCCCGAACGGCTCATGCGCGATCACATGGAGATGCCGGAGGTCTACTACGAGACCGCCACCGTCATCATTGGCCTGGTCCTGCTCGGCCGCTGGTTGGAAGCCCGCGCACGATTGCAAACCGGCGCCGCCATCAAATCGCTCATGGGACTCGCTCCCAAAACCGCACATGTGCTGCGCAATGGCGAAGAGGTGGAGATCCCGGTCGAAGAACTGCAGAAGGGCGATCTCATCCGCGTCCGCCCGGGAGAGCGGGTTCCCACGGATGGGGTGATCGTCGAAGGCGCTTCCGCGGTCGATGAAAGCATGCTCACAGGAGAGAGCATCCCCATCGAGAAGGGGATCGGCGACCAGGTCATCGGCGCGACGTCGAACACCACAGGCTCATTCGTCTTCCGCGCGACCAACGTCGGCAAGGACACCGCGCTCGCGCAGATCGTCAAGCTCGTCAGCGACGCCCAGGGTTCGAAGGCG from Thermomicrobiales bacterium includes:
- a CDS encoding aldose 1-epimerase family protein; its protein translation is MNLYGSEISPAELLRRVGRLDQAAGVRLVTLGDGLERGVRVLEFRTGSGFVFEVIVDRAFDIGRCEYRGMPIGWESAVGYGGPWYAEQLGLGFLRNWGGGLLTTCGIDHALFMATDTAEQYHYPPKQTEEFGLHGRISNRPARLAGYGVRWDGDDAVLWAEGEVSQASVFGEHLVLTRRIEARVGDAHFTIHDEVANRGWDPTPHMMLYHINIGFPVVDEGAELLVPTRSVTPRGDFPVEGYRMLEAPAPAHVERVVEHDVLTEPNGAVPVGIVNRARGIGAYEIFDANQLPFHFVWRMLGEGTYVVGIEPCTNRPAGRMDARERGELIILEPGESRRYDLELGALTTEGEMDAFSNRVSALGGI
- a CDS encoding SDR family oxidoreductase, which translates into the protein MDLGLTGKRFLIGGGSRGLGKAIAQVLSDEGAKVLLMSRDEEALKKAASEIGKNASYVAVDIASPGAVETLAQAVDEKLGGLDGILINAGGPPPGEVLGVTDAQWAQSFELLIGGPIRILRALTPRIEGDGAVLFITSSSVRQPIPNLDTSNVLRPGVAAMAKVLARELGPRIRVNSLAPGRFDTDRVRTLDKGRAEAQGITIEEQVAQMSKTIPLGRYGEPAEMGRIGAFLLSPAASYLSGISVQADGGMVTAIP
- a CDS encoding SDR family oxidoreductase, producing the protein MGNRLDGKVTIVTGASSGIGRAAAERFAGEGAAVVMAARRPEPLEAAAREIQQTTGNDAVIAVPADVSREDDAIAMVAAAVSAWGRLDGIFNAAGISGRRFGDGPAADCTLDGWNIVLESNLTSVFLCTKHALRVMEPQGSGSIVNLASVLGMVGGDEDFATHAYAASKGGIIAFTRAVASHYAPMGIRANVVAPGLIRTNMSLRAQENPGILAKLPHLQPLTGDFGEASDVAAAALYLLSDDARFVTGTVLPVDGGWTVR
- a CDS encoding DUF1269 domain-containing protein; its protein translation is MATLSAWLFDTPDGAAQAENLLLDLQKQQILVVEDAATVSWPEGQKKPKTKELTSMGWAGAGMGGMWGLLFGLLFFVPLLGVAIGAGIGALMGHFSDYGISKDFIDSVKAKVVPGTSALFLMSSNANTEKVAEEVKKAGIKAELIQSNLSDEQAAELRKTFSDNE
- a CDS encoding HAD family phosphatase, whose protein sequence is MDGSRSARALIFDMDGLLVDSEGLAAVAMDHLLEEYQLERDPAIHSKLLGRRIVEALAIVREGYGMQEDVDVLIARYSVLRSKQLEAVTPMPFAREIIERARLAGLPIGLATSGARVHVDISLGRTGLAGLFDSETTGDEVTRGKPAPDLFLMAADRLGVDPADAVVLEDSPLGVEAARAAGARVIAVLGHPEREAVFPVAPDVIVDDLDQAAEWLGLPRLR
- a CDS encoding NAD(P)/FAD-dependent oxidoreductase; translation: MTVGQSGSVDVAIIGAGAAGLGAAKALQAAGKSFVVFEAMDRSGGRAWTDTGTFGVPVDWGCHWLHSASINPMRQYADELGVDYLSHAVPWKVAQHGTVLNESKSDELFTELVRLYEVGLGAGAAGQDVALSDVVDTGSPAYSFFESAIQAEWGFTPAQVSTLDAARYKDTDENFAVTNGYGALVQQVAAGVPVELNTTVQQVVLDGNGVRVVTDRGAVEASAVIVTVSTNVLARQLIAFEPGLPDWKLAAAAAVPLGSDNKVVLQIDRRALGIDEHCSVRIPFPGAPWFNVQTLPFGRDIVSIYMGGPLSAELEASGSEAQIAAGIEAMKSAFGSHIEAAIGARGASAWGLEPSILGAYGAARPGEADLRADLAKPVEDRIFFCGEATHPHFFSTCHGAWMSGERAAAEAVAIL